The Parafrankia irregularis genome contains a region encoding:
- a CDS encoding glycosyltransferase family 2 protein has translation MSVSAIHPHEHQSGLAVETPPYVTVVLPCYNEQDHVVLELERITAAMDASGYSYELLVIDDKSTDSTLSVLRDVAPKYPNMRLMPFRRNGGSGTARRIGTQEARGKIVVWTDADMTYPNERIPEFVQYLDENPDVDQVVGARTTEEGTHKWARVPAKWLIRMIAQRLSGMKIPDLNSGLRAFRRDVSLPYLRLLPPGFSCVTTITMAFLSNQHPVDYLPIDYAKRSGTSKFHPFRDARRYILQVLRMVMYFDPIKVLMPVALWIMGLGFAKLIADVIRYDLRVTTSTLLAILVGFQIVVLALIGDLVARSRSDT, from the coding sequence GTGAGTGTCAGTGCCATCCATCCACACGAGCACCAGAGCGGCCTGGCGGTCGAGACACCGCCCTACGTGACCGTGGTGCTTCCCTGTTACAACGAGCAGGATCACGTCGTCCTGGAGCTCGAGCGCATCACGGCCGCGATGGACGCCAGCGGCTACAGCTACGAACTGCTGGTGATCGACGACAAGTCGACCGACAGCACACTGAGCGTCCTGCGTGACGTCGCGCCGAAGTACCCGAACATGCGGCTGATGCCGTTCCGGCGCAACGGCGGGTCGGGCACCGCCCGGCGCATCGGGACGCAGGAGGCGCGCGGTAAGATCGTCGTCTGGACCGACGCGGACATGACGTATCCGAACGAGCGCATTCCCGAGTTCGTCCAGTACCTCGACGAGAATCCGGATGTCGACCAGGTTGTCGGCGCCCGGACCACCGAGGAGGGCACGCACAAATGGGCGCGCGTGCCGGCGAAGTGGCTCATCCGAATGATCGCCCAGCGGCTGTCCGGAATGAAGATCCCTGATCTCAACTCCGGGCTGCGTGCCTTCCGCCGCGACGTCTCGCTGCCCTACCTGCGGCTGCTGCCGCCCGGATTCTCCTGCGTCACGACCATCACGATGGCGTTCCTGTCCAACCAGCATCCGGTGGACTACCTGCCGATCGACTACGCCAAGCGCTCGGGGACGTCCAAGTTCCACCCGTTCCGGGATGCGCGCCGGTACATCCTGCAGGTGCTGCGGATGGTCATGTACTTCGACCCGATCAAGGTTCTGATGCCGGTCGCCCTGTGGATCATGGGGCTCGGCTTCGCCAAGCTGATCGCCGACGTCATCCGCTACGATCTCCGGGTCACCACCTCGACGCTGCTCGCGATCCTGGTCGGGTTCCAGATCGTCGTCCTCGCCCTGATCGGTGACCTGGTGGCCCGGTCGCGCAGTGACACCTGA
- a CDS encoding WD40 repeat domain-containing serine/threonine protein kinase, translating to MRRKRGWETTPPADSTGPSVTAASRLASPLGPDDPARLGRYVLVGRLGEGGMGTVYLGRDPSGRMVAVKVVRADLARLPEFRTRFQREADLARRVARFCTAEVLDVVDPPDGQPYLVTEYVDGLTLAQAVAVEGPLRSADLERVAVSVAAALTAIHGAGMVHRDLKPSNVLLSTLGPRVIDFGIARALDAQTMVSQEVQRIGTPAFMAPEQANGEPVTSAADVFAWGGLVTYAGTGSYPFGDGPTPVQLYRVVHREPLLDGLDPALRPIVEQAMRKNPAERPTAQELFLRLVGMGPATHPDPDVSAAIQTTNAPIAGPPPPVAPVGQPGNLPLPDLTSGIVGASAPRVVTGVPAQPAPEHDVATGPRPPAITGAPDAGGHTGTGGTAGAGGTGDIGGAGGSRGSHTGSLGGGGTGGRPPAGPAGTGDAAGAEAAGGTGGGSAAGTEGSRVTRLLAATTRRRIVLLAAPLLALLLIAALIPLAFTGGGRDERQTRDNVARRVAAMAESIRDSDTGRAARLSLAAFRISPVPEARASLRTSFSPATATVLTGHTESVLGLGVSPDGRTVATSGADNLVRLWDVTDRSHPRELATLTAHSAWVLDAAFSPDGKLLATVSYDRTVRLWDIHDLDQPRQLAVLLGHDGYVLDAAFSPNGQILATSGYDNTARLWDIRNPESPHQLAVLNRHTSWVNEVSFSPNGKLLATASADRTARLWDISDPSSPRPLAAITAHTDYVWSVAFSPDGKQLATGAYDGLVKLWDVTDPARPRATASIPADEKWVFDVAYSPDGHTLATAGWDTTAHLWDLSAPGKVTAAGVISGHGDWVQGVEFMPNGESLVTISDDYTTRISRIDDAGLVARACADPANQITQADWQRDIADVPYQPVC from the coding sequence GTGCGCCGAAAGCGGGGCTGGGAAACCACACCGCCCGCGGATTCGACCGGCCCCTCGGTGACCGCTGCCTCGCGGCTGGCGTCCCCGCTGGGCCCGGACGATCCGGCCCGGCTCGGCCGCTACGTACTGGTGGGCCGGCTCGGCGAGGGCGGAATGGGCACGGTCTACCTCGGCCGTGACCCCAGCGGGCGGATGGTCGCCGTCAAGGTGGTCCGGGCCGACCTGGCCCGGCTGCCCGAGTTCCGGACCCGGTTCCAGCGCGAGGCCGACCTGGCCCGCCGGGTCGCGCGCTTCTGCACCGCCGAGGTCCTCGACGTCGTCGACCCGCCCGACGGGCAGCCGTACCTGGTGACCGAATACGTCGACGGGCTGACGCTGGCCCAGGCCGTCGCCGTCGAAGGCCCGCTGCGCTCGGCCGACCTGGAACGGGTGGCGGTCAGCGTGGCCGCCGCGCTGACCGCGATCCACGGTGCCGGCATGGTCCACCGGGACCTCAAGCCGTCCAACGTGCTGCTGTCCACCCTCGGCCCGCGAGTGATCGACTTCGGCATCGCCCGCGCCCTGGACGCCCAGACCATGGTCAGCCAGGAGGTCCAGCGCATCGGCACGCCGGCGTTCATGGCCCCCGAGCAGGCCAACGGCGAGCCGGTGACGTCGGCGGCCGACGTCTTCGCCTGGGGCGGTCTGGTCACCTACGCCGGCACCGGCTCGTACCCCTTCGGCGACGGGCCCACCCCGGTGCAGCTCTACCGGGTGGTCCACCGCGAACCGCTGCTGGACGGCCTCGATCCCGCGCTGCGGCCCATCGTCGAGCAGGCGATGCGCAAGAACCCGGCCGAGCGCCCGACCGCGCAGGAGCTGTTCCTGCGGCTGGTCGGGATGGGCCCGGCGACCCACCCCGACCCCGACGTCTCGGCGGCCATCCAGACCACCAACGCGCCCATCGCCGGGCCTCCTCCACCGGTGGCACCGGTCGGCCAGCCGGGCAACCTGCCACTCCCGGACCTGACCAGCGGCATCGTGGGGGCCTCGGCGCCACGTGTGGTCACGGGCGTGCCCGCGCAGCCCGCGCCCGAGCACGACGTCGCCACCGGTCCCCGCCCGCCGGCGATCACCGGTGCCCCCGACGCCGGAGGCCACACCGGCACCGGCGGCACCGCGGGTGCCGGGGGCACCGGAGACATTGGCGGCGCTGGGGGCAGCCGGGGCAGCCACACCGGCAGCCTCGGTGGCGGCGGCACCGGCGGCCGGCCACCTGCCGGACCGGCCGGCACCGGTGACGCCGCCGGCGCCGAGGCCGCCGGGGGCACCGGGGGTGGTTCCGCGGCCGGGACCGAAGGCTCCCGGGTCACCCGTCTACTCGCCGCCACCACCCGCCGCCGGATCGTGCTCTTGGCCGCGCCCCTGCTCGCGCTGCTCCTGATCGCCGCGCTCATCCCGCTGGCCTTCACCGGCGGCGGCCGCGACGAGAGGCAGACGCGCGACAACGTGGCCCGCCGGGTCGCTGCGATGGCCGAGTCGATCCGCGACTCCGACACCGGGCGTGCGGCACGCCTCAGCCTGGCCGCGTTCCGGATCAGCCCGGTACCCGAGGCCAGGGCCAGCCTTCGGACGTCCTTCTCCCCCGCCACGGCGACGGTGCTGACGGGGCACACGGAGTCGGTGCTCGGCCTCGGCGTCAGCCCGGACGGGCGCACCGTCGCCACCAGCGGCGCTGACAACCTGGTCCGGCTGTGGGATGTCACCGACCGTTCCCACCCCCGTGAGCTGGCCACTCTCACCGCCCACTCGGCCTGGGTGCTCGACGCCGCGTTCAGCCCGGACGGAAAGCTGCTCGCGACCGTCAGCTACGACCGCACCGTGCGGCTGTGGGACATCCACGACCTGGACCAGCCCAGGCAGCTCGCCGTGCTGCTGGGCCATGACGGCTACGTCCTCGACGCCGCCTTCTCCCCGAACGGGCAGATCCTCGCCACCTCGGGCTACGACAACACCGCCCGGTTGTGGGACATCAGGAATCCGGAGTCCCCGCACCAGCTCGCCGTGCTGAACCGGCACACCAGCTGGGTCAACGAGGTCTCCTTCAGCCCGAACGGAAAACTGCTGGCCACCGCCAGCGCCGACCGCACCGCCCGGCTCTGGGACATCAGCGACCCAAGCTCGCCGCGCCCGCTGGCCGCCATCACCGCCCACACGGACTACGTCTGGTCGGTGGCGTTCAGCCCGGACGGGAAGCAGCTGGCCACCGGCGCCTACGACGGCCTGGTCAAACTGTGGGATGTCACCGATCCCGCCCGGCCCAGGGCGACCGCGTCGATCCCGGCCGACGAGAAATGGGTCTTCGACGTCGCCTACAGCCCCGACGGCCACACCCTGGCCACCGCCGGCTGGGATACCACCGCCCACCTGTGGGATCTGAGCGCCCCGGGCAAGGTGACCGCAGCCGGGGTGATCTCCGGCCACGGCGACTGGGTGCAGGGCGTCGAGTTCATGCCGAACGGTGAATCACTGGTCACCATCAGCGACGATTACACGACCCGTATCTCCCGCATCGACGACGCCGGCCTGGTCGCCCGCGCCTGCGCCGACCCGGCGAACCAGATCACCCAGGCCGACTGGCAACGCGACATCGCCGACGTCCCCTACCAGCCCGTCTGCTGA
- a CDS encoding class I SAM-dependent methyltransferase, which yields MSPLRDDALAYAGHQVHVMRRREVGTLLSWAGDLHGRTMLDVAGGDGYWAGQAIRRGARAVSLDLARHKLTFGSRLRHRPGLVEGDALRLPFAPATFDVVMSVCAIEHFDDGPAALAEMARVLRPGGDLVMSADALTRAERWPDLFARHRERYHVQHTYPGERLAKLLDAAGLEVVRQTYMFRSERAERLYLNLSAKGGKVGWNAAAAISPLVALSDRRAPDTTGSVVLTHARRRQP from the coding sequence ATGAGTCCCCTACGCGACGACGCCCTCGCCTACGCCGGTCACCAGGTGCACGTCATGCGCCGCCGCGAGGTCGGGACGCTGCTCTCCTGGGCGGGTGACCTGCACGGGCGGACGATGCTCGACGTCGCGGGCGGCGACGGCTACTGGGCCGGCCAGGCGATTCGCCGCGGTGCCCGGGCGGTGAGCCTGGACCTCGCGCGCCACAAGCTGACCTTCGGCAGCCGGCTGAGGCACCGCCCGGGGCTGGTCGAGGGTGACGCGCTGCGGCTGCCCTTCGCACCCGCGACGTTCGACGTCGTCATGTCGGTCTGCGCCATCGAGCACTTCGATGACGGACCGGCCGCGCTGGCCGAGATGGCCCGGGTGCTGCGCCCGGGCGGTGACCTGGTGATGTCCGCGGACGCGCTGACCCGGGCCGAGCGCTGGCCGGACCTGTTCGCCCGGCATCGGGAGCGGTACCACGTCCAGCACACGTATCCCGGCGAGCGGCTGGCGAAGCTGCTCGACGCGGCCGGGCTGGAGGTCGTCCGACAGACCTACATGTTTCGCTCCGAACGGGCTGAACGGCTCTACCTGAACCTTTCGGCCAAGGGCGGGAAGGTCGGGTGGAACGCGGCCGCGGCGATCTCCCCGTTGGTGGCGCTGTCCGATCGCAGGGCGCCGGACACCACCGGTAGCGTCGTGCTGACCCACGCTCGCAGGAGGCAGCCTTGA
- a CDS encoding glycosyltransferase family 4 protein — protein MTPDRSRSAARIAIIGPTHPYKGGIAQHTTELAHRLADRGHQVRIESWSRQYPARLYPGQQRVAVPEGTPFPATSYPLSWRRPDTWLRLGRQLRPTGTAAADGPGAERPDVDGRGVNGQGVNGQGVNGQGVDGRGVDLVVLVVVTPIQAPAYLAILAGLRGRRRRSPTVLALCHNVLPHERRSVDQPLISAVLRRSSAVLVHTQAQAELAGTLTDVPVRVAEMATHLWTPPAPESDPVLDSDPGLDPDPGLDSAVGIVVPAAAAAVPEPSRELLFFGLVRPYKGLDVLLRALAAGPADVRLTVAGEFWGGVEATRDLVAELGLGDRVDLRPGYVPARDVPGLFAAADALVLPYRAGTASQNVDLAHLHGLPVVATSVGTLATSVRDGVDGLLVPPDDPTALAAALRRLYEPGTLAALRAAVAPPDTDAAWDRYLDAVLAPSGADRAGKADCAP, from the coding sequence GTGACACCTGACCGATCGCGGTCCGCGGCGCGGATCGCGATCATCGGGCCGACCCACCCGTACAAGGGCGGTATCGCCCAGCACACGACCGAGCTGGCACACCGGCTGGCCGACCGCGGGCACCAGGTGCGGATCGAGTCGTGGTCCCGCCAGTACCCCGCTCGGCTCTACCCGGGCCAGCAGCGGGTCGCCGTCCCGGAGGGGACGCCGTTCCCCGCGACCTCCTACCCGCTTTCCTGGCGCCGGCCCGACACCTGGCTGCGCCTGGGCCGTCAGCTGCGGCCGACCGGAACCGCCGCGGCCGACGGCCCAGGCGCTGAACGCCCGGACGTCGACGGGCGGGGTGTCAACGGGCAGGGCGTCAACGGGCAGGGCGTGAATGGGCAGGGCGTCGACGGGCGGGGTGTCGACCTCGTCGTGCTCGTCGTCGTGACGCCGATCCAGGCACCGGCCTACCTCGCGATCCTCGCCGGGCTGCGCGGCCGGCGTCGGCGGTCACCGACCGTCCTCGCCCTGTGTCACAACGTGCTGCCGCATGAGCGGCGCTCGGTCGACCAGCCGCTGATCTCCGCCGTGCTGCGCCGGAGCTCGGCGGTGCTCGTGCACACCCAGGCCCAGGCGGAGCTCGCGGGCACGCTCACCGACGTCCCGGTGCGGGTCGCCGAGATGGCCACCCACCTGTGGACCCCGCCCGCCCCCGAATCCGACCCCGTCCTCGACTCCGACCCCGGTCTCGACCCCGACCCCGGCCTCGACTCCGCCGTGGGGATCGTCGTTCCGGCGGCCGCCGCCGCCGTGCCCGAGCCCTCGCGCGAGCTGCTGTTCTTCGGGCTGGTCCGGCCGTACAAGGGTCTGGACGTGCTGCTGCGCGCGCTGGCGGCCGGGCCGGCCGACGTCCGCCTGACGGTGGCGGGGGAGTTCTGGGGCGGGGTGGAGGCGACCCGGGACCTGGTGGCCGAGCTGGGCCTCGGCGACCGCGTCGACCTGCGTCCCGGCTATGTCCCGGCCCGGGACGTCCCAGGCCTGTTCGCGGCCGCGGACGCGCTGGTGCTGCCGTACCGGGCCGGCACCGCGTCGCAGAACGTCGACCTCGCGCATCTGCACGGTCTGCCCGTCGTCGCGACCAGCGTCGGGACGCTCGCGACGTCGGTGCGTGACGGCGTCGACGGCCTGCTCGTCCCACCGGACGACCCGACCGCGCTCGCCGCGGCCCTGCGGCGGCTGTACGAGCCGGGGACGCTCGCCGCGCTGCGGGCCGCGGTGGCCCCACCTGACACCGACGCCGCCTGGGACCGCTACCTCGACGCGGTGCTGGCCCCGTCCGGTGCCGACCGCGCGGGAAAGGCAGACTGTGCGCCATGA
- a CDS encoding Mth938-like domain-containing protein, whose translation MARSPHVVHISWGRIDVEGLGPGKDFILYPGGGREWDWSENGTRHEPGIQPADVQEILDVGVTAVVLSRGMELRLRTMPETLELLRDHNVEVHVEETKAAVLLYNRLARTAAVGALLHSTC comes from the coding sequence ATGGCCCGCTCGCCACACGTTGTCCACATCTCATGGGGTCGCATCGACGTGGAAGGACTCGGGCCGGGCAAGGATTTCATCCTGTACCCGGGCGGAGGCCGGGAGTGGGACTGGTCCGAGAACGGTACCCGCCATGAGCCGGGAATCCAGCCGGCCGATGTACAGGAGATCCTCGACGTGGGCGTGACCGCGGTCGTGCTCAGCCGCGGGATGGAGCTTCGCCTGCGGACGATGCCGGAGACGCTCGAGTTGCTCCGTGATCACAACGTCGAGGTTCACGTCGAGGAGACGAAGGCCGCGGTGCTCCTCTACAACCGGCTGGCGCGGACCGCTGCCGTCGGCGCGCTTCTCCATTCGACCTGTTGA
- a CDS encoding ArnT family glycosyltransferase produces the protein MSEYPGGIRFRPLVLLRSVPLPIWLITALFGALLACWSVLVPQYHAPDEPNHVDAVLRLVQGDGWPHPGHAFVKPDGVGAIAASPYGSEAVPYELDHAPIVADDATPRADRPDWDELGQTLQADGDPQPPGDIQQLVQHPPLYYWVGATVLWALPGGGDGDGLRWDVTIGALRLMSALMVMWLPVLAWAGAHRLSGGNRIAATCAALVPLAVPELSHIGSSVNNDNLLALTAGLATLTIIYILRGDTSLRTAAWAGGFIGLALLTKSLAIVLVPMAALAYLVAWLRARRDDRHNRTSHTSHTSRASYLSYLSHPGRTSPAERGRGTQDPDRDAPFLLADTGLRTVPTGATRVPWRQILLGGGLMVAFGGWWWVVNIIRYRTFQPETPNFPLGDYLGDDWDAYLDVLFNGAVTRWWGAFGWFEVTLPTVFVRTASAIVIALFALGIMRARDGRTRVDLLFLLWPTLGLFGLMTFQSATGFSEHGHLSGISGRYMYGGLTALAVGVGMGAPAFGRQVARVFPVLFFGAAAAAQWWSVKTVLAHFWEPAGGDLADSWDALTAWSPWSPSTVITVVWVGVALAVLVLVSCVWTAVRGDTPPGGAGPDHPAAPGLGGGRNAARTIQPTPATTAAGAAEGFEPLPAGPEVTDTIPIHPPARKSPPAGSAGTKSDEQGLSEPPPGESAPAESGPSTAKGRPSSMASPVPSH, from the coding sequence ATGTCCGAATACCCGGGTGGCATCCGGTTCCGGCCACTGGTCCTGCTGCGTTCGGTTCCGCTGCCGATCTGGCTGATCACCGCCCTGTTCGGGGCGCTGCTCGCCTGCTGGTCGGTGCTCGTCCCGCAGTACCACGCGCCCGACGAGCCGAACCACGTGGACGCCGTGCTGCGGCTGGTCCAGGGCGACGGCTGGCCGCATCCCGGGCATGCGTTCGTGAAGCCGGACGGCGTCGGAGCGATCGCGGCGTCCCCCTACGGCTCCGAAGCGGTGCCCTACGAGCTCGACCACGCGCCGATCGTCGCGGACGACGCCACGCCGCGCGCCGACCGTCCCGACTGGGACGAGCTGGGCCAGACACTGCAGGCGGACGGTGATCCGCAGCCTCCCGGGGACATCCAGCAGCTCGTCCAGCACCCGCCGCTCTACTACTGGGTCGGCGCCACGGTGCTGTGGGCGCTGCCCGGCGGCGGGGACGGCGACGGCCTGCGCTGGGACGTGACCATCGGTGCGCTGCGCCTGATGAGCGCGCTGATGGTGATGTGGCTGCCGGTCCTGGCCTGGGCAGGAGCGCACCGGCTCTCCGGTGGCAACCGCATCGCGGCGACCTGCGCGGCCCTCGTCCCGCTGGCGGTGCCCGAACTCAGCCACATCGGGTCGAGCGTGAACAACGACAACCTGCTGGCGCTGACCGCCGGGCTGGCCACCCTGACGATCATCTACATCCTGCGTGGGGACACCTCGCTGCGCACCGCGGCCTGGGCCGGCGGGTTCATCGGGCTCGCCCTGCTGACGAAGTCGCTCGCCATCGTGCTCGTCCCGATGGCGGCGCTCGCCTACCTTGTCGCCTGGCTGCGAGCCCGGCGGGACGACCGTCACAACCGCACCAGTCACACCAGTCACACCAGTCGCGCCAGCTACCTCAGCTACCTCAGCCACCCCGGCCGCACCAGCCCGGCCGAGCGGGGCCGGGGCACGCAGGATCCGGACCGGGACGCGCCGTTCCTGCTCGCCGACACCGGCCTGCGTACCGTGCCGACCGGCGCCACCAGGGTTCCGTGGCGCCAGATCCTGCTCGGCGGTGGGCTCATGGTGGCCTTCGGCGGCTGGTGGTGGGTCGTCAACATCATCCGCTACCGCACGTTCCAGCCGGAGACGCCGAACTTCCCGCTCGGCGACTACCTGGGCGATGACTGGGACGCCTACCTGGACGTCCTGTTCAACGGCGCGGTCACGCGCTGGTGGGGAGCGTTCGGCTGGTTCGAGGTGACCCTGCCGACGGTGTTCGTCCGGACGGCGAGCGCCATCGTGATCGCCCTGTTCGCGCTGGGCATCATGCGGGCCCGCGACGGCCGGACCCGGGTGGACCTGCTGTTCCTGCTCTGGCCCACGCTCGGCCTTTTCGGGCTGATGACATTTCAGTCCGCGACAGGCTTCAGCGAGCACGGCCACCTGAGCGGGATTTCGGGGCGGTACATGTACGGCGGGCTGACCGCTCTCGCGGTCGGCGTCGGGATGGGAGCCCCCGCGTTCGGCCGGCAGGTCGCCCGCGTCTTTCCCGTCCTGTTCTTCGGGGCCGCCGCGGCAGCCCAGTGGTGGTCCGTCAAGACCGTTCTGGCGCACTTCTGGGAGCCGGCCGGCGGCGATCTCGCCGATTCCTGGGACGCACTGACGGCCTGGTCACCCTGGTCACCCTCGACGGTGATCACCGTCGTGTGGGTCGGTGTCGCGCTGGCCGTTCTCGTTCTCGTCAGCTGTGTGTGGACGGCCGTGCGCGGTGACACGCCGCCAGGCGGCGCCGGGCCGGATCATCCAGCGGCACCGGGCCTCGGTGGCGGCCGGAACGCTGCCAGGACGATCCAGCCGACCCCGGCGACGACAGCGGCCGGGGCGGCCGAAGGGTTCGAACCGCTCCCGGCGGGACCGGAAGTCACGGACACCATCCCCATCCACCCGCCGGCGCGGAAATCCCCGCCAGCCGGTTCCGCCGGGACCAAGTCCGATGAGCAGGGGCTTTCCGAGCCGCCCCCGGGCGAATCCGCGCCGGCCGAGTCGGGACCCTCCACAGCAAAAGGGAGGCCGTCAAGCATGGCCAGCCCCGTGCCGTCACACTGA
- a CDS encoding acyltransferase, with the protein MGTFRGDLREYVRHVRALRAARETSARSFVAGLRYPLAHKQPIWIGSPTVIEGHERIEFADGAAMRIGLAPFGLTTRHDVSVVRVHPEGRIRCEGVVSLQRGIRVVVDSGVLELGPFANINGFAKILVRERVSIGAYCNVSWDTQLLDNDFHPMVVDGVEQPMSGPIVLEDRAWIGAGAIVLKGVTVGESAVVAAGSVVTKDVPAKAVVAGSPAKVVGHIDYWR; encoded by the coding sequence GTGGGGACGTTCAGAGGTGATCTACGCGAGTATGTGCGCCATGTGCGGGCTCTGCGTGCCGCCAGGGAGACCTCGGCACGCTCGTTCGTGGCCGGACTGCGCTATCCGCTCGCCCACAAGCAGCCGATCTGGATCGGTTCGCCGACGGTGATCGAAGGGCACGAGCGGATCGAGTTCGCCGACGGCGCGGCGATGCGGATCGGGCTCGCCCCGTTCGGACTGACGACGCGGCACGACGTGTCGGTGGTCCGCGTCCACCCCGAGGGCCGGATCCGCTGCGAGGGCGTCGTCTCGCTGCAGCGCGGGATTCGCGTCGTGGTCGACTCGGGTGTTCTTGAACTCGGCCCCTTCGCGAATATCAACGGTTTCGCGAAGATCCTGGTGCGGGAACGGGTGTCGATCGGCGCGTACTGCAACGTGTCATGGGACACCCAGCTTCTCGACAACGATTTCCACCCGATGGTCGTCGACGGTGTCGAACAGCCGATGAGTGGGCCGATCGTGCTGGAGGACCGCGCGTGGATCGGTGCCGGCGCGATCGTCCTCAAAGGCGTGACGGTCGGCGAGAGCGCCGTCGTGGCCGCCGGCTCCGTGGTGACCAAGGACGTCCCCGCGAAGGCGGTCGTCGCGGGCTCACCGGCGAAGGTCGTCGGGCATATCGACTACTGGCGCTGA
- a CDS encoding glycosyltransferase family 4 protein, with amino-acid sequence MRIGFLVEQMLAPVPGGTGRYSAELAAALARTADPGDGVVGWCAFRRDVSGAAVPGVLGPLRLGLPRRALAAAWARGVGPIPGGVDVVHAPTLLVPPRGLEALPPGVRHAATAWRRTATGRHGDADPRSRTLIGSRLDGRSRLVVTVHDAVPWTHPETLTPHGVRWHREMGERVAREADAVIVPTQAVAADVREHLPIDPERLHVIGEGVADAVLRVPADADRRAARLGLPERGYLLTLATMEPRKGLDTALAAMRHPAAPDLPLVHVGAAGWGDLGAGTAGPGGFAELAAAGRFRALGRISDEDLAVVLSRATALLAPSRSEGFGLPVIEAMAHGVPVVVSDTPALVEVAGDAALVARIGDAAGFAEALGRIVQNPRLHSRLSRSGLLRAAGFTWNEAARSCWELYRRISSSPAVSVADDGRA; translated from the coding sequence GTGCGGATCGGTTTCCTGGTCGAACAGATGCTGGCGCCGGTGCCCGGCGGCACCGGTCGCTACTCCGCCGAGCTGGCCGCAGCCCTGGCTCGCACCGCGGATCCCGGCGACGGTGTCGTCGGATGGTGCGCGTTCCGCCGCGACGTCTCGGGCGCGGCCGTGCCCGGTGTTCTCGGGCCGTTGCGCCTGGGGCTGCCACGGCGCGCCCTTGCCGCAGCCTGGGCGCGCGGCGTGGGCCCGATACCCGGGGGAGTGGACGTCGTCCATGCGCCGACGCTCCTCGTGCCGCCACGAGGCCTTGAGGCGCTCCCGCCCGGGGTGCGCCACGCGGCCACCGCGTGGCGGCGGACGGCGACCGGTCGCCACGGCGACGCGGACCCGCGAAGCCGCACGCTGATCGGCAGCCGCCTGGACGGTCGGAGCCGCCTGGTGGTCACGGTGCACGACGCGGTGCCGTGGACCCATCCCGAAACCCTCACCCCGCACGGGGTGCGCTGGCATCGCGAGATGGGGGAGCGGGTCGCCCGCGAGGCCGACGCGGTGATCGTGCCGACCCAGGCCGTCGCCGCGGACGTCCGCGAGCACCTGCCGATCGACCCCGAGCGGCTGCACGTGATCGGCGAGGGGGTCGCCGACGCGGTGCTGCGGGTGCCGGCGGACGCCGATCGCCGGGCCGCCCGGCTGGGCCTGCCCGAACGGGGGTACCTGCTGACGCTGGCGACCATGGAGCCCCGCAAGGGCCTGGACACGGCGCTGGCCGCGATGCGTCACCCGGCGGCGCCCGATCTGCCGTTGGTGCACGTCGGAGCGGCGGGGTGGGGTGATCTCGGTGCCGGTACCGCGGGTCCGGGCGGGTTCGCCGAGCTCGCGGCGGCCGGGCGTTTCCGCGCGCTCGGCCGGATCAGTGACGAGGATCTCGCGGTCGTGCTCTCCCGGGCGACGGCCCTGCTCGCGCCGAGTCGCTCGGAGGGTTTCGGGCTGCCGGTCATCGAGGCCATGGCCCACGGAGTGCCGGTGGTCGTGTCCGACACGCCGGCTTTGGTGGAGGTCGCCGGGGACGCCGCGCTGGTGGCCCGGATCGGTGATGCGGCCGGCTTTGCCGAGGCTCTCGGGCGTATCGTCCAGAATCCCCGGCTACACAGCCGTCTGTCGCGTTCGGGACTCCTCCGCGCGGCGGGATTTACCTGGAATGAGGCGGCGCGATCGTGCTGGGAGCTCTACCGTCGAATCAGCAGCTCCCCTGCCGTGTCCGTCGCTGACGACGGGCGGGCGTAG